The Manis javanica isolate MJ-LG chromosome 6, MJ_LKY, whole genome shotgun sequence genome contains a region encoding:
- the LRRD1 gene encoding leucine-rich repeat and death domain-containing protein 1 isoform X2 — MSGKEGISEELKDTSSQFRKESRSSSMVEPGFTEETSNPLKEASDGKPSNQMYETQPSKDKLGTHDDVSILSSGSNYKRNEEQRRTLQFYERITGYNNSQSETETSQSPSLSITQTIAEYQAITGLLSQETLGKISPQLSKENQKGLELGSNNFTLNLKAKGLQEFPKDILKVQYVKYLYLDENQIKSFKGADPDDLLGLEILSLQENGLSSLPPEIQLLHNLRILNVSNNQISHIPKEILQFGNIKQLFFDNNYIESFPSGLESLENLEILSLAKNKLRQIPGTLSSLKNLRALDLEYNQFTIFPKALCLLPKLVSLNLTGNLISSLPKEIRELKNLEKLLLDHNKLTFLAVDIFRLLKMKELQLTDNKLEVISHKIENFRELRILLLDKNLLNEIPEKISHCVMLECLSLSDNKLTELPNNIHKLKNLRKLHVNRNNIMRIPQNISHLKNVFSLEFSGNIITDVPIEVKNCRKIIKVGLSYNKIMYFPVGLCALEYLHYLSLNGNFISEIPVDISFSKQLLHLEFNENKLLIFSEHLCSLTNLEYLDLGKNQIRKIPPSISNIASLHILILCCNKFETFPKEVCTLENLQVLDLSENQIQEIPSDICNLKGIRKLNISSNQFIYFPIELCQLQSLEELNISQINGKKLTKLPEELSNMTQLQELDISNNAIRELPRNIGELRRLITLNAYNNQISYLPSSFLSLKDLQQLNVSGNNLTALPSGISKLFSLKEINFDDNPLLRPPMEICKGKQLCTIVHYLQRADERDVLFH; from the exons ATGTCTGGAAAGGAGGGTATTTCAGAAGAGCTAAAGGATACCTCTAGTCAATTTAGGAAAGAATCTAGATCATCATCTATGGTGGAGCCTGGATTTACTGAAGAAACATCAAATCCATTAAAGGAAGCCTCTGATGGGAAACCTTCCAACCAGATGTATGAAACTCAACCTAGCAAGGATAAGCTAGGTACACATGATGATGTATCAATACTGTCCTCTGGCAGtaattataagagaaatgaagaacaaagGAGAACTCTTCAATTTTATGAAAGAATTACTGGATATAACAACTCACAATCAGAAACTGAAACTTCACAAAGTCCATCATTATCAATAACTCAGACGATTGCTGAATATCAGGCTATCACTGGCCTTCTATCTCAGGAAACCTTAGGAAAAATTAGTCCACAACTCtctaaagaaaatcagaaaggaCTTGAATTAGGGTCAAATAACTTTACACTTAATCTGAAGGCCAAGGGTTTACAAGAATTCCCTAAGGATATTTTAAAAGTCCAGTATGTAAAATATCTATATTTAGATGAGAACCAAATcaaaagttttaaaggggcagacCCAGATGATCTGCTAGGACTTGAAATTCTGTCCTTGCAAGAAAATGGGTTATCATCACTTCCACCTGAAATTCAATTACTTCATAATTTAAGGATATTAAATGTCAGCAACAACCAAATATCACATATACCTAAAGAAATATTACAGTTTGGGAATATCAAGCAACTCTTTTTTGATAACAATTACATTGAGAGTTTTCCTTCTGGCTTAGAAAGTCTTGAAAACTTGGAAATTTTAAGTTTGGCTAAAAATAAGTTAAGACAAATACCAGGTACTCTGTCTAGTTTGAAAAACTTGAGAGCTCTCGATCTGGAATATAATCAGTTTACAATATTTCCAAAAGCTCTGTGCCTCCTTCCAAAGTTAGTTTCACTTAATCTTACTGGAAACCTAATAAGCAGTTTGCCAAAAGAAATTAGGGAgcttaaaaatttagaaaaactttTACTAGATCACAATAAGCTTACCTTTTTGGCTGTGGACATTTTTCGATTGCTCAAAATGAAAGAACTTCAACTGACTGACAATAAATTGGAAGTTATTTCACACAAAATTGAGAATTTTAGGGAACTTAGGATCTTACTACttgataaaaatttattgaatgaaataCCAGAGAAAATTTCCCACTGTGTGATGTTGGAATGTCTTAGTCTTAGTGATAATAAATTAACAGAGCTTCCAAACAACATccataaacttaaaaatttaagaaaactccATGTAAACAGAAATAATATAATGAGAATACCTCAAAATATCTCACATCTTAAAAATGTGTTCAGTCTTGAATTTTCAGGAAATATAATCACAGATGTTCCCATTGAAGTAAAAAActgcagaaaaataattaaagttgGTTTGagttataataaaataatgtactTTCCAGTAGGTTTGTGTGCTTTAGAATATCTTCATTATTTGagtttaaatggaaattttatttcagaaataccTGTGGATATATCTTTCAGTAAACAACTGCTTCATTTAGAGTTTAATGAAAACAAACTCCTCATATTTTCTGAGCACTTATGTTCTCTTACTAATCTTGAATACCTGGATCTTGGTAAAAACCAAATAAGGAAAATTCCACCATCTATTTCTAACATAGCATCACTCCATATTCTTATTTTGTGCTGTAACAAATTTGAAACTTTCCCTAAAGAAGTGTGTACTTTAGAAAATTTGCAAGTACTTGATCTTTCAGAAAACCAAATACAGGAAATTCCTTCAGATATCTGTAACTTAAAAGGAATCcggaaattaaatatttcaagcaatcaatttatatattttcctattGAACTGTGCCAACTTCAATCACTGGAAGAGCTGAATATAAgtcaaataaatgggaaaaag TTAACAAAACTTCCAGAAGAGCTGTCTAATATGACTCAACTTCAAGAACTTGATATCTCAAATAACGCAATCAGAGAGCTTCCAAGAAATATAGGAGAATTGAGAAGACTGATTACTTTAAATGCCTACAACAATCAAATAAGTTATCTGCCATCATCTTTTCTATCTTTAAAGGATCTCCAGCAATTAAATGTGAGTG
- the LRRD1 gene encoding leucine-rich repeat and death domain-containing protein 1 isoform X3: MSGKEGISEELKDTSSQFRKESRSSSMVEPGFTEETSNPLKEASDGKPSNQMYETQPSKDKLGTHDDVSILSSGSNYKRNEEQRRTLQFYERITGYNNSQSETETSQSPSLSITQTIAEYQAITGLLSQETLGKISPQLSKENQKGLELGSNNFTLNLKAKGLQEFPKDILKVQYVKYLYLDENQIKSFKGADPDDLLGLEILSLQENGLSSLPPEIQLLHNLRILNVSNNQISHIPKEILQFGNIKQLFFDNNYIESFPSGLESLENLEILSLAKNKLRQIPGTLSSLKNLRALDLEYNQFTIFPKALCLLPKLVSLNLTGNLISSLPKEIRELKNLEKLLLDHNKLTFLAVDIFRLLKMKELQLTDNKLEVISHKIENFRELRILLLDKNLLNEIPEKISHCVMLECLSLSDNKLTELPNNIHKLKNLRKLHVNRNNIMRIPQNISHLKNVFSLEFSGNIITDVPIEVKNCRKIIKVGLSYNKIMYFPVGLCALEYLHYLSLNGNFISEIPVDISFSKQLLHLEFNENKLLIFSEHLCSLTNLEYLDLGKNQIRKIPPSISNIASLHILILCCNKFETFPKEVCTLENLQVLDLSENQIQEIPSDICNLKGIRKLNISSNQFIYFPIELCQLQSLEELNISQINGKKLTKLPEELSNMTQLQELDISNNAIRELPRNIGELRRLITLNAYNNQISYLPSSFLSLKDLQQLNEII, from the exons ATGTCTGGAAAGGAGGGTATTTCAGAAGAGCTAAAGGATACCTCTAGTCAATTTAGGAAAGAATCTAGATCATCATCTATGGTGGAGCCTGGATTTACTGAAGAAACATCAAATCCATTAAAGGAAGCCTCTGATGGGAAACCTTCCAACCAGATGTATGAAACTCAACCTAGCAAGGATAAGCTAGGTACACATGATGATGTATCAATACTGTCCTCTGGCAGtaattataagagaaatgaagaacaaagGAGAACTCTTCAATTTTATGAAAGAATTACTGGATATAACAACTCACAATCAGAAACTGAAACTTCACAAAGTCCATCATTATCAATAACTCAGACGATTGCTGAATATCAGGCTATCACTGGCCTTCTATCTCAGGAAACCTTAGGAAAAATTAGTCCACAACTCtctaaagaaaatcagaaaggaCTTGAATTAGGGTCAAATAACTTTACACTTAATCTGAAGGCCAAGGGTTTACAAGAATTCCCTAAGGATATTTTAAAAGTCCAGTATGTAAAATATCTATATTTAGATGAGAACCAAATcaaaagttttaaaggggcagacCCAGATGATCTGCTAGGACTTGAAATTCTGTCCTTGCAAGAAAATGGGTTATCATCACTTCCACCTGAAATTCAATTACTTCATAATTTAAGGATATTAAATGTCAGCAACAACCAAATATCACATATACCTAAAGAAATATTACAGTTTGGGAATATCAAGCAACTCTTTTTTGATAACAATTACATTGAGAGTTTTCCTTCTGGCTTAGAAAGTCTTGAAAACTTGGAAATTTTAAGTTTGGCTAAAAATAAGTTAAGACAAATACCAGGTACTCTGTCTAGTTTGAAAAACTTGAGAGCTCTCGATCTGGAATATAATCAGTTTACAATATTTCCAAAAGCTCTGTGCCTCCTTCCAAAGTTAGTTTCACTTAATCTTACTGGAAACCTAATAAGCAGTTTGCCAAAAGAAATTAGGGAgcttaaaaatttagaaaaactttTACTAGATCACAATAAGCTTACCTTTTTGGCTGTGGACATTTTTCGATTGCTCAAAATGAAAGAACTTCAACTGACTGACAATAAATTGGAAGTTATTTCACACAAAATTGAGAATTTTAGGGAACTTAGGATCTTACTACttgataaaaatttattgaatgaaataCCAGAGAAAATTTCCCACTGTGTGATGTTGGAATGTCTTAGTCTTAGTGATAATAAATTAACAGAGCTTCCAAACAACATccataaacttaaaaatttaagaaaactccATGTAAACAGAAATAATATAATGAGAATACCTCAAAATATCTCACATCTTAAAAATGTGTTCAGTCTTGAATTTTCAGGAAATATAATCACAGATGTTCCCATTGAAGTAAAAAActgcagaaaaataattaaagttgGTTTGagttataataaaataatgtactTTCCAGTAGGTTTGTGTGCTTTAGAATATCTTCATTATTTGagtttaaatggaaattttatttcagaaataccTGTGGATATATCTTTCAGTAAACAACTGCTTCATTTAGAGTTTAATGAAAACAAACTCCTCATATTTTCTGAGCACTTATGTTCTCTTACTAATCTTGAATACCTGGATCTTGGTAAAAACCAAATAAGGAAAATTCCACCATCTATTTCTAACATAGCATCACTCCATATTCTTATTTTGTGCTGTAACAAATTTGAAACTTTCCCTAAAGAAGTGTGTACTTTAGAAAATTTGCAAGTACTTGATCTTTCAGAAAACCAAATACAGGAAATTCCTTCAGATATCTGTAACTTAAAAGGAATCcggaaattaaatatttcaagcaatcaatttatatattttcctattGAACTGTGCCAACTTCAATCACTGGAAGAGCTGAATATAAgtcaaataaatgggaaaaag TTAACAAAACTTCCAGAAGAGCTGTCTAATATGACTCAACTTCAAGAACTTGATATCTCAAATAACGCAATCAGAGAGCTTCCAAGAAATATAGGAGAATTGAGAAGACTGATTACTTTAAATGCCTACAACAATCAAATAAGTTATCTGCCATCATCTTTTCTATCTTTAAAGGATCTCCAGCAATTAAAT